In Panicum virgatum strain AP13 chromosome 4N, P.virgatum_v5, whole genome shotgun sequence, a single window of DNA contains:
- the LOC120669733 gene encoding exopolygalacturonase-like: MAFPNNTMLRTLFLLVLVCAAHAGGKAKESSSAPAGGGGGSCDGGTCDITKMGATAGGKTDCTKAVQEAWTSACGGTGKQKIMIPKGDFLVGPLNFTGPCKGDVTIQLDGNLLASTDLSQYKGNWIEILRVDNLVITGKGTLDGQGPAVWSKNSCAKKYDCKILPNSLVLDFVNNGEVSGITLLNSKFFHMNVFQCKDMVIKDVTVTAPGDSPNTDGIHMGDSSGVTISNTVIGVGDDCISIGPGSTKVNITGVTCGPGHGISIGSLGRYKDEKDVTDINVKDCTFKKSTNGLRIKAYEDAKSVLTASKIHYENIKMEDAANPIIIDMKYCPNKICTASGGSKVTVKDVSFKNITGTSSTPEAVSLLCTDKIPCSGVTMDNVKVEYSGKNNKTMAVCNNAKGSSTGCLKELACL, from the coding sequence ATGGCCTTCCCCAACAACACCATGCTGAGAACTCTCTTCCTCCTTGTGCTTGTCTGCGCTGCGCATGCTGGCGGGAAGGCGAAGGAGAGCTCCTCTGCTCCggctggaggtggtggtggatcCTGTGACGGCGGGACATGCGACATCACCAAGATGGGCGCGACCGCCGGCGGCAAGACGGACTGCACCAAGGCTGTACAGGAGGCATGGACGTCGGCGTGTGGCGGCACCGGAAAGCAGAAGATCATGATCCCCAAGGGCGACTTCCTGGTCGGGCCGCTCAACTTCACGGGCCCGTGCAAGGGTGACGTGACCATCCAGCTGGACGGCAACCTGCTGGCGTCCACGGACTTGAGCCAGTACAAGGGCAACTGGATCGAGATCCTGCGCGTGGACAATCTGGTGATCACCGGCAAGGGCACGCTCGACGGGCAAGGCCCCGCTGTGTGGAGCAAGAACTCATGCGCCAAGAAGTACGACTGCAAGATCCTACCCAACTCGTTGGTTCTGGACTTCGTGAACAACGGCGAGGTGTCCGGCATCACGCTGCTCAACTCCAAGTTCTTCCACATGAACGTGTTCCAGTGCAAGGACATGGTGATCAAGGACGTGACGGTCACGGCGCCAGGGGACAGCCCCAACACGGATGGCATCCACATGGGTGACTCGTCCGGGGTCACAATCAGCAACACGGTTATCGGTGTTGGCGACGACTGCATCTCCATCGGCCCAGGTAGCACCAAGGTCAACATCACCGGCGTCACCTGCGGCCCGGGACACGGCATCAGCATCGGCAGCCTTGGGCGGTACAAGGACGAGAAGGACGTGACCGACATCAACGTGAAGGACTGCACTTTCAAGAAGTCGACCAACGGCCTCCGGATCAAGGCGTACGAAGACGCCAAGTcggtgctcacagcctccaagATCCACTATGAGAACATCAAGATGGAGGACGCGGCGAACCCCATAATCATCGACATGAAGTACTGCCCCAACAAGATTTGCACCGCCAGCGGCGGCTCCAAGGTCACCGTCAAGGATGTCTCCTTTAAGAACATCACCGGCACGTCCTCCACCCCCGAGGCCGTCAGCTTGCTCTGCACCGACAAAATCCCATGTAGCGGAGTCACCATGGACAATGTCAAGGTCGAGTACAGCGGCAAAAACAACAAGACCATGGCCGTCTGCAACAATGCCAAGGGCTCCTCCACAGGCTGCCTCAAGGAGCTCGCCTGCCTCTGA